The Bradyrhizobium sp. B097 genome contains the following window.
GACACAGTGAGCGTCGCGCCCTTATCTGAGGGGCTCATAAACTTCGGGGGCAACAATACTAGCGTGGCTGTTGCGGGGGACGGGGTCGTTATGCTGGCGTTGCCCTTGATGGCAAGCGCGCCATCAGCGAAGAAGTAGATGCCGCTCAAAGTGTACGTGCCGTTATTAAACGACGTGAACGCGCCAGACACACTCGAGGACAGGTCATAGTAACATTTTTTGGGAGATCCGTACGACGGCAGAGGTGTATTGGTGGACGGTACCGGGCAGACACCATCAGGGAAATCAGACGTTTTTAGCGATGAGATTGCCGTATCCAATGCACTCAGTGGATTAGGAATGGGTTGCTGATAGGTTTGCACACCTGTGCATTGAGTTCCGCCTGTCTGGGAGCAGCCGCCGACCGTATAGCTCGGGGCGTTCACCGAAATACCGGCATTGCCGATGAAACCGATCGCGTTTGACGCGGGGCTGTTCGACGAAATACCGCAGGTTGGCGATGTGACGGTAGCGGCGCCCTGGAAGGTAACAGAGCCCGTGATTGCCAGAACGCATGGGGGCTTCGACAAACTGTCAACTCTGGCGACCGCCGTCGCGGCGATGTTGACCGTCGACATGCCAAGCACCTGAGCCAGATAGGCCGGTTGCTGCTGGCTGACGGTGGCCTGGACGTAAGTTCCCGCGGTCCCGTTCCACGACGTCAGGGAAGCAATCTGGACGTTCTGCGTGACGCCGCTCGTCGTCACACATCTGGAGCCGGGATAGCCGGTGTCACCGGAATTGCAGAACGTATTCTGAGCTGCGGCCTGCTTGCCGCGATAATCGTATGGTTGTGAATTGTTGCAGGTTACACCAGGCTGCGCCGCGCTGCCGCACGCCACCCGCAGGGCCCCCGAATAGGCCGCCGCATCAGCCGCCCCCTGGGCGCGCTGCTGGGTGGCGTACCACGACCCGGCCTCGCCGCCGAGTGCCATCATTCCGATCAACGGGATCAGCGCGAGAACGGTTGCAAACGCGGCCGAACCTCGACGGCAATGGAGCATGTCACGCATGGAACACCTCATTGAAACCGCTCCGAATAGGTCAGCGTGAACGAACAAGGATTGGTATTGGTGCTGGTGCAAATTGCCGACCTCAACACCATCGGTGCGAACGTGATCGTTGTTGAATACACGTAGTACTTCGGCTGGGAGGGATCTGAGTTCGATGAATCGCAGACGGCGTTGCTGTCGCCGCAAATCAGCGTGATGCTGGGGATCGGATATCGGGAATCGGCCTTGGCGAGCGCCGCCGATGCCCAACTGGACGCGTTCGTGACGTCGCCCGGCGGCGAGTACTGGATCAATTGCCCGAACCCGCGCAGCGCCGCGGACGCCTGGATGTATTGAAAGCCGGCCAACGCCAGGTCGGCAAGCGGCAGCAGAATAACCAGGAACAGGAAAAGGAAGACGAACAGCATCTCGAACGCGACGGCGCCGCGTTGATCCGCGATCAGGGAACGCTTGCCGCTCACACGCCTCGTCCAGCTCTGCATGGCAACTCACCAGACATAGGGAATCAATCTCCAGCGCGAGGCCTCGTAGCTGGAATATTCAGGAAGAGTGCGCCGAAGCACGTCTTCTTCGTAATGAATTCGCCAGACCTGGATGCAGATATGCAGGAACAGCAAGGCGACGGTCATCCAGCTCAGATGCTGCAACACAACGCCGACGAACACGATCTCTTCCGATAGGTAGAGCGGGTGCTTGATCCACCGGTACGGCCCGGTCTGCACCACCGAACGCGCCTGCGGCACCAGGCTGAACGACCGTCCGAGATGGCGGACAGTGACGAGGATCATGATCATGCCGGTCAGCACGAAAGCCGTGGATAACAGATTCGGCAATGTGCCTTCGGTCTTCTCGAAAAACGTGATCGTCCACGGCCAGTATGTGCCGACGAACGCGGCGATCCTCGGCAGCAACCCTTCGGCCTGCGCCTTTGCAGGCCCCCGGATCAGGATCAGGAGCGCCAGCATCAGGTAGAACACCGCGACAAAGAAGTTCGATACGAGCGACGGCCACGGCTCCCCCGCCGGTGTCGCGAGCTTGAATGACACGGCAAGCGCCAGCAGGAGGAACCAGGCGCTGCCCAGCATTCGGGTGAGCCGATCGTAGGCCAGGTTCGTCGAAAGGCTCATTGCACTTGCGCTCATGGCTTACTTACCCAGGTCGGCGAATGTACGAATCAGATGAAGGAACGGGCTTCCGCCCAGAATGACGAACATCGCCGGAAGCAAAAACAACACCATCGGAACGGTGAGCTTCGCACCCAATTTGTGCGCGCGCTCCTCGAGCTTGGTGATGCGTTCCCGGCGCAAGTCGACTGCGATGCTGCGCAGGGCCTGGCTCAGCGGCGTGCCATATTGCAGGCTTTGACTGACCATGGTGCCGAAGCGACGGAGGCCCTCCGACGTGGAAGCGAGCTTCTCGAACGCTTCGGCACGGTTCGGCAAGATCCGCAAATCATCGAGGAGACCGCGCAGCACGTGGCTGATGGCGGGATTGGACTCCCGCATCTCGTCCGCCACACGCTCAATCGCGCTCTCCAGGCCCATGCCGGCTTCGCTGCAAACGACAAGCAGATCGATGGTGTCGGGCGTGCCGAGCCGGATCGCCGCATCGAAGCGTCGCTTCACGACCAGCAAGATCAGACGCGGAACCATGATTCCAAACGCCACGCCAATCAGCGTGAAGATCAACACGTCGCTGAGCGGTCGTCCAAGAATCTGCGCAATCGCGAAAGCTGCGATCGGCAACACGAATGTGCTGACCGTCTTGAAGCCGATCCAGATCGGCAGGGTTCGATAGTGATTGAACCCTGCCGACTGAAGAACCATCTTCAGTTGGTCGAGATTTTCCTGGGCGTAGAAACGCCTGTAGCGCGTGCCGACCGATGAAAGCCAGCCGATCAGGTCCCCCGAGTTCGATCGATCGGAGATGCCCAGCACGGCATTCGAGACACGCGTGTTGAGGGCGCGGAGATGCATCTCGCGAATGATCAGCAGGAAGGTCGCAGCCGCGAGTGCAACGGCAAGAGTGGCAAAACCGAGAACAGCCGTCATAGGGTGGTTTCCCTTCTGACCATCCAACGGATCACGAAATGCCCGATCAGGACCGAGCAAGCCGCATAAGCGAGAAGCACGTTGCCTTGCGGATCGAACAACAGCAGATCGATCGACCGCGGATTGATCATGTAAAGCAGCCCGCCGATAACGACCGGTGCGCCGGTGAGCGCACGCGATGAAAAGATGACCTCTCCCGCCAAGGCCTTCGCACGGGCCGCCAGCGCAACCCGCTGGCTCACGGTCTCGCCCAGCGTTTGCAGCGTTTCCGCCAGGCTGCCGCCGGTCTTCAATTGCACCGCAAGGGTCACCGCAAACATCGCATACTCGGGCACCTGCGTTCGCTGATAGACGGCTTCCACAGCCTCCTCGGGCGACCGGCCTGTATTCAGTTCGCTGCAGACGATGGCAAACTGCCCGGATGTCGGTTGCGGCATCTCGCGGGCGATGGTGCGAAATGCCTCGTGGACGGGCAATCCGGACCGGACAGTGCTCGTCACCAGCTGGACCGCGTCTGGAAGTTGCTGGAAGAGCTGATTTGCAAAGCGGTGTCGCTGCCATCCGAACAGCCCGCGCACGACCAGGATAGCGACGCCCGCGGCGGCAATGCCCGCATAGAGGCCCGAAAACTTCAGGAACCCGTTGACATAGATGATTCCCGCCCCTGCCATTCCCCCTGCAAGCAGCACATAAATCGGACGCATCATGTACACCGCGTCGGCACGGTAGTTGGCGATGCGATGGAACATATGCCAACGCGACGTCTTCGCCGCACGACGGATGGACACCAGGGTCGCCGCTTCAGCCGTCGGCAAGGCAATCTCGAGCTGGCGATCCATTCGCCTCTGTCGTGAGTCGAGCCAAAGGGTGTTTGCCCCAGCACACAGCAGAAGCAGCAGGACGATCATCAAGGGCGTCGACATCAGATCTGCCTCATCGCATCTGCCCAGGCTCGATCGAGCCCGTAATAGACGAGGCGGCTCTTGAACTTCGGAACCGCGTTGGTGGAGCGGTAGGTGCCCGATATCCGTCCGTGAACGTCCTCGTCCTTGTACTCGAACAGCGCGATGTCGTTGGTGGTGATCACTTCGCCTTCCAGGCCGATCACCTCGCTGATCTGTATGATGCGGCGCTGGCCGTCCCGCATGCGCTCGACCTGCACGATAAGATCCAGCGCGGCGACGATCTGCGACCGGATCGCGCGCGACGGCAGATTGACCTGCCCCATCTGCACCATGTTCTCCACGCGGGTCAGAGCATCGCGCGTGCTGTTGGCATGCACGGTGGAAATCGATCCATCATGGCCGGTGTTCATCGCCTGCAACATGTCGAATGCCTCGGCGCCGCGCACCTCGCCCACGACGATGCGGTCCGGCCGCATACGCAGCGCGTTCCACAGGAGATCGCGTTGCGTCACCTGTCCGGTGCCTTCGAGGCTCGGGGGCCGGGTCTCCAGGCTGATCACATGCGGCTGCTGCAGCTGCAGCTCCGCCGCGTCCTCGATCGTGACGATGCGCTCGCTGTTGTCGATGAACTGGCTCAAGGCATTCAGCAGCGTCGTCTTGCCGGAACCGGTGCCGCCGGAGACCAGGACATTGAGCCGGCAGCGGGAGGCGATCTCCAGCAACTGTCCCAGCGCGGGCGTCATCGAGCCGTTTGCGATCATCCCGGCGATGTTCAGACGCCGGTTCGGAAATTTTCGGATCGAGATGCAGGGGCTATGGATCGCCAGCGGCGGCAGGATGATGTTGACGCGGCTGCCGTCATGGAGACGGCAGTCCACCATTGGGCTGGACTCGTCGACACGCCGACCGACCTGTGAGGCAATCTTCTGTGCGACGGAAGCGATGTGGTCATTGTCGCGAAACCGGACTGCGACCCGCTCGAGCTTGCCGGCCCGCTCGACATAGACGTTGTTCGGCCCATTGATCATGATGTCGTTGATCGTCTCGTCGAGCAGCAGCGGACGCAGCGGCCCGTAGCCGGTCATGTCGTCGGCGATTTCCTCCGCCAGGAAGAGCTGCTCGCGGCCCGACAGCTCCAGCCGCTCCTGGTTGGCGATGCCGTGGATGATTTCCTCGATCTGCCGCCGCAGGACGTCGCGGGAGACCGTGGTGGCCACCGCCGGCTCGATCTGCTCGATCACCCGTTCACGGAGTGACGCCGACATCACCGGATGATGCGCGGCGGGCTCGTCATGCCTGGGCGCCGATACGAACGGGCGGGACGCCGGTGGCGCCACGCTTGATTCCTCCGGCGGTAAGGCCGGCGGGACCGGTTGCACGCTTGGTACCGCCGACGGCGTGACCAGCACCGCGCCGGGCATCCGC
Protein-coding sequences here:
- a CDS encoding pilus assembly protein TadG-related protein is translated as MRDMLHCRRGSAAFATVLALIPLIGMMALGGEAGSWYATQQRAQGAADAAAYSGALRVACGSAAQPGVTCNNSQPYDYRGKQAAAQNTFCNSGDTGYPGSRCVTTSGVTQNVQIASLTSWNGTAGTYVQATVSQQQPAYLAQVLGMSTVNIAATAVARVDSLSKPPCVLAITGSVTFQGAATVTSPTCGISSNSPASNAIGFIGNAGISVNAPSYTVGGCSQTGGTQCTGVQTYQQPIPNPLSALDTAISSLKTSDFPDGVCPVPSTNTPLPSYGSPKKCYYDLSSSVSGAFTSFNNGTYTLSGIYFFADGALAIKGNASITTPSPATATLVLLPPKFMSPSDKGATLTVSGTPTIQLNAPSTVSSTQVPAPLASSTVLKLMADLLIYDPEAWSKNGINVTGNANSYFNGTVYVPNTPVTYGGNSAQIAPNPGCYQVIAYAVSFQGSTTLDNSKCKSDTAATPNVQTVRLVQ
- a CDS encoding methyltransferase produces the protein MSLSTNLAYDRLTRMLGSAWFLLLALAVSFKLATPAGEPWPSLVSNFFVAVFYLMLALLILIRGPAKAQAEGLLPRIAAFVGTYWPWTITFFEKTEGTLPNLLSTAFVLTGMIMILVTVRHLGRSFSLVPQARSVVQTGPYRWIKHPLYLSEEIVFVGVVLQHLSWMTVALLFLHICIQVWRIHYEEDVLRRTLPEYSSYEASRWRLIPYVW
- a CDS encoding type II secretion system F family protein, which translates into the protein MSTPLMIVLLLLLCAGANTLWLDSRQRRMDRQLEIALPTAEAATLVSIRRAAKTSRWHMFHRIANYRADAVYMMRPIYVLLAGGMAGAGIIYVNGFLKFSGLYAGIAAAGVAILVVRGLFGWQRHRFANQLFQQLPDAVQLVTSTVRSGLPVHEAFRTIAREMPQPTSGQFAIVCSELNTGRSPEEAVEAVYQRTQVPEYAMFAVTLAVQLKTGGSLAETLQTLGETVSQRVALAARAKALAGEVIFSSRALTGAPVVIGGLLYMINPRSIDLLLFDPQGNVLLAYAACSVLIGHFVIRWMVRRETTL
- a CDS encoding ATPase, T2SS/T4P/T4SS family; this encodes MKKFGRRADEMPVRMPGAVLVTPSAVPSVQPVPPALPPEESSVAPPASRPFVSAPRHDEPAAHHPVMSASLRERVIEQIEPAVATTVSRDVLRRQIEEIIHGIANQERLELSGREQLFLAEEIADDMTGYGPLRPLLLDETINDIMINGPNNVYVERAGKLERVAVRFRDNDHIASVAQKIASQVGRRVDESSPMVDCRLHDGSRVNIILPPLAIHSPCISIRKFPNRRLNIAGMIANGSMTPALGQLLEIASRCRLNVLVSGGTGSGKTTLLNALSQFIDNSERIVTIEDAAELQLQQPHVISLETRPPSLEGTGQVTQRDLLWNALRMRPDRIVVGEVRGAEAFDMLQAMNTGHDGSISTVHANSTRDALTRVENMVQMGQVNLPSRAIRSQIVAALDLIVQVERMRDGQRRIIQISEVIGLEGEVITTNDIALFEYKDEDVHGRISGTYRSTNAVPKFKSRLVYYGLDRAWADAMRQI
- a CDS encoding type II secretion system F family protein; translated protein: MDGQKGNHPMTAVLGFATLAVALAAATFLLIIREMHLRALNTRVSNAVLGISDRSNSGDLIGWLSSVGTRYRRFYAQENLDQLKMVLQSAGFNHYRTLPIWIGFKTVSTFVLPIAAFAIAQILGRPLSDVLIFTLIGVAFGIMVPRLILLVVKRRFDAAIRLGTPDTIDLLVVCSEAGMGLESAIERVADEMRESNPAISHVLRGLLDDLRILPNRAEAFEKLASTSEGLRRFGTMVSQSLQYGTPLSQALRSIAVDLRRERITKLEERAHKLGAKLTVPMVLFLLPAMFVILGGSPFLHLIRTFADLGK